The Fretibacterium sp. OH1220_COT-178 nucleotide sequence CTCGATGCCGTCCACCACCCGGACGGCCAGGATCATGTCGTGGTACTCCGTGTCCCAGTCCTCCTCCGAGGCGGGCTTGGCGTCCGGATAGAGGGCCCGGATGTCCTCGTCCCCGCGGAGCTCCACGCCGCGGGACGCCATCGCCTCCATCGCCGCAGGGACGAATCGCTTCGCGATGTCCCTGTGGACCAGCAGCGTCTCCATGGCGTTGCAGACCGCGCTGCGCTGCGTCTTTGCGTTGACCGCGATGTCGAGGGCCATGTCGACGTCCGCCGAGGCGTCGACGAAGGTGTGGCAGTTGCCGTCGCCCGTCATGATGTAGGGGACTCGGGCGTGTTCGGTCACGGCCGCCTTCAGCGCCTTGCCCCCGCGGGGGATCAGAACGTCCAGGGCCTGGAGGCGCATCAGCCCGACGGAGGCCGTGCGGTCGGGGTTGGAGACGAGCTGGACGGCCCCCTCCGGCATTCCCGCTCCCGTGGCCGCCGCCCGAAGGGCGCCCGCGATGGCGACGTTGGAGCGCAGGGCCTCCTTGCCGCCCCTGAGGATGACGGCGTTGCCCGATTTCAGGCACAGCCCCGCCGCGTCGGCGGTCACGTTGGGCCGGGCCTCGTAGATGATGCCCACCACGCCCAGAGGGACTCGGACGCGTCCCACCTTGAGGCCCCGATCCACCGTCCACATCCCCAGGACCGTGCCGATGGGGTCCTGGAGGGCGGCGATCTCCTCCAGGCCGGACGCCATCCCCTCGATGCGGGATTCGTCCAGGGCGAGGCGGTCCAGGGTCGCCGCGGAGAGCCCGGCGGCACGGCCGTCCTCGAGGTCCTTCGCGTTCTCCGAGCGGATGAGGCCGGAGTCCTTGCGGAGCGCCGCCGCCATGGCTCGCAGCGCGCCGTTTTTGGCCTCCGCCCCCGCGACCGCCAGCTCCCGTGCGGCCGCCCGGGCCCGGTCTCCCATTTGTGCCAGTTCGTGCTCCATGCTCATGCGTTTCCGTCCTTTCGTTCAGACCAGGGCCATGTTGTTTCGGTGCACCAGTTCCTCGTAGTCGCAGACGCCCAGTATGGAGGCGATCTCCCCCGACCGGCGGCCGAGGATCCTGCGCGCGTCCCCGGAGGCGTAGTTGCTGATCCCCCTGGCCACCTCCTGGTTGGCGCCGTTGCGGATGGAGACCACGTCCCCCGGCCGGAAGTTCCCCTCGATGTCCCGGACCCCGGAGGGCAGGAGGCTTTTTCCCTGGTGGACGAGGGCCCGCTCGGCCCCTTCGTCCACCCGCAGGACTCCCTTGGGGGCGCTGCCGACGGCCAGCCACTGCCGGCGTGCGGCGTATCCCTCCCGGCTGGGGATGAAGAAGGTGCCGACCTCCTCGCCCCCGGCGATGCGCCGGATCACGTTGCGTTCGTCGCTCGATGCGATCACCATGGGGATTCCGTTGGCCATCGTGATCCGCGCCGCGGCCAGCTTGGTGGCCATCCCCCCGCTGGACATGGAGCTGCCCCTCGTCGTCGAGTTGGCCTCCATCGCCTCCGTGACGACGGAGACCTTCGGGATCAGGCGCGCGCCGGGGTTCCTGCGGGGATCGGCGTCGTAGAGGCCGTCGATGTCCGACAGGATCATCAGCAGGTCGGCCCCCGCGTTGCAGGCGACCATGGCGGAGAGCCGGTCGTTGTCCCCGAACTTCAGCTCGTGGACCGCAACGGTGTCGTTCTCGTTGACGATGGGGATCACGCCGTAGTCCAGCAGCGCAAAGATCGTATTGCGGGAGTTCAGGTAACGTCCCGGCTCGGAGAAACAGTCCCGCGTCAGGAGGACCTGGGCCACGCTCTTGGAGTACTCCGCGAAGAATTTTTCATACATCTGCATCAGGAGCCCCTGCCCGACGGCGGCCAACGCCTGTTTTTCCGGCAGGGTCGAAGGCATGCGTCCCAGCTTTCCGGCCCCGGCCCCGACGGCCCCGGAACTGACGAGGATCAGTTCACGGCCGGAGTTGTGCAGGTCGGAGACCTCCCGGACCAGAAGTTCCATTTTCTCCAGGTTGATCTGCCCCGTGGGGTAGGTGATGGAGCTGGTTCCCACCTTCACGACGATGCGCCTGCAGCCGCGCAGATTTTCACGTTCCAAGTCGATTCTCCTTCTTTTGCGTTCTTTGAGGTTCCGCTCCGGCCGTCGAAGTTCCGCGGGCGTCGCGAAGTTCCTTGATTCTCCTATTGTATAATGAAAACGCTCCTAAAGAGGAAGGGACCGGATTTTTCGTGCTTGCCCTTGTCGAGAAAAGTTTTGGAACGCCTGAAGGAGAGTGGGTCCAATGTTTGGCTCCGTCCAAGCGGAGAATACGGCTTTTTTGATGGTCGATATCCAGGAGCGCCTGATGCCCAGTATCGACGGGAACGAGGCCGTGCTGCGGAACGCCGTGCGTCTGCTGACTGCGGCAAAGGTGCTGAAGCTGCCGCTGATCGTTACCGAGCAGTATCCCAAGGGGATCGGCCCCACCCTGCCCGAGCTGAACGAGCTTGTCCCGGCCGGAACGCCGCGCCTTGAGAAGACGCGCTTCTCCTGCTGCGGGTGCGCCGGTTTCGACGAGGCGCTCGATGCCCTGGGGCGCTCCGTGACCGTCGTGTTCGGCATCGAGACCCACATCTGCATCCTGTCCACCGTCATGGACCTGATCGACCGGGGGCGGAACGTCGTCCTGGCCGCCGACGCCTGCGGCAGCCGCAGTTCGGAGAATCACGCCCTGGCCCTGGACGCGGTCCGGAGGGGCGGAGCCCTCGTCGTGCCGACGGAGACGGTCGTGTATCGAATGCTGGGGGCCGCGGGCACGCCGGAGTTCAAGGCCTTGCTCCCCCTTTTCAAGTAGCGGCCGCTCCTTGAAGGTGATGGAATGTTTTTTTCGATCGGACGCTGCCGCCGGGAGGGATCGGGAATGAGAGGGACGTTGGCGACGTTGCTGTTTCTTCTGTTCGT carries:
- a CDS encoding hydrolase; this encodes MFGSVQAENTAFLMVDIQERLMPSIDGNEAVLRNAVRLLTAAKVLKLPLIVTEQYPKGIGPTLPELNELVPAGTPRLEKTRFSCCGCAGFDEALDALGRSVTVVFGIETHICILSTVMDLIDRGRNVVLAADACGSRSSENHALALDAVRRGGALVVPTETVVYRMLGAAGTPEFKALLPLFK
- a CDS encoding glutamate-5-semialdehyde dehydrogenase: MSMEHELAQMGDRARAAARELAVAGAEAKNGALRAMAAALRKDSGLIRSENAKDLEDGRAAGLSAATLDRLALDESRIEGMASGLEEIAALQDPIGTVLGMWTVDRGLKVGRVRVPLGVVGIIYEARPNVTADAAGLCLKSGNAVILRGGKEALRSNVAIAGALRAAATGAGMPEGAVQLVSNPDRTASVGLMRLQALDVLIPRGGKALKAAVTEHARVPYIMTGDGNCHTFVDASADVDMALDIAVNAKTQRSAVCNAMETLLVHRDIAKRFVPAAMEAMASRGVELRGDEDIRALYPDAKPASEEDWDTEYHDMILAVRVVDGIEEAMEHIHRHGTKHSEAIVTESYANAQRFLAGVDAAAVYVNASTRFTDGGVFGFGAEMGISTQKLHARGPMGIEQLTSTKFVIYGTGQIRGTNPEPLR
- the proB gene encoding glutamate 5-kinase, translated to MERENLRGCRRIVVKVGTSSITYPTGQINLEKMELLVREVSDLHNSGRELILVSSGAVGAGAGKLGRMPSTLPEKQALAAVGQGLLMQMYEKFFAEYSKSVAQVLLTRDCFSEPGRYLNSRNTIFALLDYGVIPIVNENDTVAVHELKFGDNDRLSAMVACNAGADLLMILSDIDGLYDADPRRNPGARLIPKVSVVTEAMEANSTTRGSSMSSGGMATKLAAARITMANGIPMVIASSDERNVIRRIAGGEEVGTFFIPSREGYAARRQWLAVGSAPKGVLRVDEGAERALVHQGKSLLPSGVRDIEGNFRPGDVVSIRNGANQEVARGISNYASGDARRILGRRSGEIASILGVCDYEELVHRNNMALV